From a region of the Pseudoxanthomonas sp. X-1 genome:
- the rpoZ gene encoding DNA-directed RNA polymerase subunit omega: protein MARITVEDCLEVVDNRFELVMMAAKRARQLANGVEATIDNETDDKPTVLALREIAARKVDNELIDRVEKAERERAEREALEWAAAEVVADDDMSKGDD from the coding sequence ATGGCCCGCATCACCGTAGAAGATTGCCTGGAAGTCGTCGACAACCGTTTCGAGCTGGTCATGATGGCCGCCAAGCGCGCCCGCCAGCTGGCCAACGGCGTCGAGGCCACCATCGACAACGAGACCGACGACAAGCCGACCGTGCTGGCGCTGCGCGAGATCGCCGCGCGCAAGGTCGACAACGAGTTGATCGACCGGGTCGAGAAGGCCGAGCGCGAGCGCGCCGAGCGCGAGGCGCTGGAGTGGGCCGCCGCCGAGGTGGTCGCCGACGATGACATGTCCAAGGGCGACGACTGA
- a CDS encoding bifunctional (p)ppGpp synthetase/guanosine-3',5'-bis(diphosphate) 3'-pyrophosphohydrolase — protein sequence MTSGRSSKAIQSPPPHEDDVPEYVRRFEAAASYLPADQLPLLRRAWQVGASAHEGQTRKSGEPYITHPVAVAQVLAELGMDVETLIAAVLHDTIEDTPLTREEIAGAFGEAVAELVDGVTKLDKLKFRDRKEAAAESFRKMLLAMSRDLRVIMIKLADRLHNMRTLGAQSAEARTRIARETLDIYAPIAQRLGMSLVKSELQDLSFAAMYPWRHAIIRKHIQSQPVMRREALAQIETQLTQSLTREGIAHRLVSRVKTAWSIYTKMRSEGKSFDQVMDVFGFRVVVTSVPDVYHALGAAHGQFKPLDGRFRDFIAIPKANGYQSLHTVLFGPYGSPIEVQIRTEEMDLVAERGIAAHWTYKFGTQMPNSAQSRAHAWISELIENQRSAGSSLEFLDNVKVDLFPDEVYLFTPKGKILSLPRNSTALDFAYAVHTDVGNQAVASRVDKKLVPLRTKLTSGQSVEIITAKSAAPKPQWLEFVVTSKARTAIRHQLKQLGHEDAVQLGHRMLDRALEDLDSSLDRLPAQRLESFLVEHKYPRLEALLEDVALGNWMPAQAAQAMMAFADLRSGGHSKHSQEKILITGGERGVISFANCCQPIPGDEIMGFHTAGKGIVVHRLDCPNVVEFRKSPDRWVAIDWDPGVSGDYDASLLIEVENRTGVLAQVAAAVAQSQSNIERVEYLERDINAAVLRFNIQVRDRNHLAEVMRRLRRLQTVLGVRRA from the coding sequence ATGACTTCCGGGCGTTCCAGCAAGGCCATCCAATCCCCGCCGCCGCACGAGGACGACGTACCGGAGTACGTGCGTCGTTTCGAGGCGGCCGCCAGCTATCTGCCCGCCGACCAGCTGCCGCTGCTGCGCCGCGCCTGGCAGGTCGGCGCGTCCGCGCACGAGGGCCAGACGCGCAAGTCCGGCGAGCCCTACATCACCCATCCGGTGGCCGTGGCCCAGGTGCTGGCCGAACTGGGCATGGACGTGGAGACGCTGATCGCCGCGGTCCTGCACGACACCATCGAAGACACGCCGCTGACCCGCGAGGAGATCGCCGGCGCGTTCGGCGAGGCGGTGGCCGAACTGGTCGACGGCGTGACCAAGCTGGACAAGCTCAAGTTCCGCGACCGCAAGGAGGCGGCGGCCGAATCGTTCCGCAAGATGCTGCTGGCCATGTCGCGCGACCTGCGCGTGATCATGATCAAGCTCGCCGACCGCCTGCACAACATGCGCACCCTCGGCGCGCAGAGCGCCGAGGCGCGCACGCGCATCGCGCGCGAGACGCTGGACATCTACGCGCCCATCGCCCAGCGCCTGGGCATGAGCCTGGTCAAGTCCGAGCTGCAGGACCTGAGCTTCGCCGCGATGTATCCGTGGCGCCACGCGATCATCCGCAAGCACATCCAGAGCCAGCCGGTGATGCGCCGCGAGGCGCTGGCGCAGATCGAGACCCAGCTGACCCAGAGCCTGACCCGCGAGGGCATCGCCCATCGCCTGGTCAGCCGGGTCAAGACCGCCTGGAGCATCTACACCAAGATGCGCAGCGAGGGCAAAAGCTTCGACCAGGTGATGGACGTGTTCGGCTTCCGCGTGGTGGTGACCAGCGTGCCGGACGTGTACCACGCGCTGGGCGCGGCGCATGGGCAGTTCAAGCCGCTGGACGGGCGCTTCCGCGACTTCATCGCGATCCCCAAGGCCAACGGCTACCAGTCGCTGCACACGGTGCTGTTCGGCCCGTACGGCTCGCCGATCGAGGTGCAGATCCGCACCGAGGAGATGGACCTGGTGGCCGAGCGCGGCATCGCCGCGCACTGGACCTACAAGTTCGGCACGCAGATGCCCAACAGCGCCCAGAGTCGCGCCCACGCCTGGATTTCCGAGCTGATCGAGAACCAGCGCTCGGCCGGCTCGTCGCTGGAGTTCCTGGACAACGTCAAGGTCGACCTGTTTCCCGACGAGGTCTATCTGTTCACGCCCAAGGGCAAGATCCTGTCGCTGCCGCGCAACTCCACCGCGCTGGATTTCGCCTATGCGGTGCACACCGACGTGGGCAACCAGGCGGTGGCCTCGCGCGTGGACAAGAAGCTGGTGCCGCTGCGCACCAAGCTCACCAGCGGCCAGAGCGTGGAGATCATCACCGCCAAGTCGGCCGCGCCCAAGCCGCAGTGGCTGGAGTTCGTGGTGACCTCCAAGGCGCGCACCGCCATCCGCCACCAGCTCAAGCAGCTCGGCCACGAGGACGCGGTGCAGCTGGGCCACCGCATGCTCGACCGCGCGCTGGAGGACCTGGACAGTTCGCTGGATCGCTTGCCGGCACAGCGGCTGGAGAGCTTCCTGGTCGAGCACAAGTACCCGCGCCTGGAGGCGCTGCTGGAGGACGTGGCGCTGGGCAACTGGATGCCGGCCCAGGCCGCGCAGGCGATGATGGCCTTCGCCGATCTGCGCAGCGGCGGGCATTCCAAGCATTCGCAGGAGAAGATCCTGATCACCGGCGGCGAGCGCGGGGTGATCAGCTTCGCCAACTGCTGCCAGCCGATCCCGGGCGACGAGATCATGGGCTTCCACACCGCCGGCAAGGGCATCGTGGTGCACCGCCTGGACTGTCCCAATGTCGTCGAGTTCCGCAAGTCGCCGGACCGCTGGGTGGCGATCGACTGGGATCCGGGCGTGAGCGGCGACTACGACGCCAGCCTGCTGATCGAAGTGGAGAACCGCACCGGCGTGCTGGCCCAGGTCGCGGCCGCGGTGGCGCAGAGCCAGTCCAACATCGAGCGCGTGGAGTACCTGGAACGCGACATCAACGCCGCGGTGCTGCGCTTCAACATCCAGGTCCGCGATCGCAACCATCTGGCCGAGGTGATGCGGCGTCTGCGGCGGTTGCAGACGGTACTAGGGGTGCGGCGGGCGTAG